One genomic window of Nicotiana sylvestris chromosome 10, ASM39365v2, whole genome shotgun sequence includes the following:
- the LOC138880341 gene encoding uncharacterized protein, giving the protein MVQAEEERKEELKRLKNLKKKKMKEKLEKIKETAGMGEDEVCLFDVDDLEEEFDLGDHDRKMNKAYDDAYYEANYMDPEFGSDKDEDDVELEKPEFNKEDELLRYNVDEPRDDDDAAEEGKRTKKKRKRPSTRMKIVKEQLMEEYYKLDYEDTIGDMKTRFKYRPVKAKRFGLTPEELLTIEDKDLNQYVSLKKLVPYREKEWKVKKTLKGKISDVAKAEKKPKFDNKEKFAGETDGASKQSRRSRW; this is encoded by the coding sequence ATGGTTCAAGcggaagaggaaagaaaagaggaGTTGAAAcgattaaagaacttgaagaagaaaaagatgaaggAGAAGCTTGAGAAGATTAAGGAGACTGCCGGGATGGGAGAGGACGAGGTATGCTTGTTTGATGTCGATGATTTGGAGGAGGAATTTGATCTGGGTGATCATGACAGAAAGATGAACAAGGCTTACGACGATGCCTACTATGAGGCAAATTATATGGATCCTGAATTTGGAAGTGATAAGGATGAAGATGATGTCGAACTTGAGAAGCCAGAATTTAACAAGGAAGATGAATTACTTAGATACAATGTGGATGAACCTCGTGATGATGATGATGCGGCTGAAGAAGGTAAGCggacgaagaagaagagaaagcggCCTAGTACAAGAATGAAGATAGTCAAAGAACAACTAATGGAAGAGTATTACAAGTTGGACTATGAGGATACTATTGGTGACATGAAGACAAGATTCAAGTATAGGCCGGTTAAGGCGAAGAGATTTGGGCTAACACCAGAGGAGTTGTTAACAATTGAGGATAAAGATTTAAACCAGTATGTCTCTTTGAAGAAGTTAGTACCTTATAGAGAAAAGGAATGGAAAGTGAAAAAGACACTTAAAGGAAAAATATCAGATGTGGCAAAAGCTGAAAAGAAGCCTAAGTTTGATAACAAGGAAAAATTTGCTGGTGAAACAGATGGTGCAAGCAAACAATCGAGGCGAAGTAGGTGGTGA
- the LOC104220879 gene encoding protein kri1-like: MGLKLFEGNDDDIEKLDKIEINEEFARRYEHNKKREDLQRLEELKKKGLVDDSNKEDSSEDDEEEEEEEYLNPSNAKLFNSESKSETNSESKEKSKDEKKKKKPKYLKDVVFKHLMEEGPEFGDKEDDEKEDEKKVKTYFEEQEDLRKEFLNADKEDDEDLFKLKVNEKRGDELGDDAEVPMELLRNGMRLLGRMTSF, from the exons ATGGGGTTGAAGCTATTCGAGGGTAATGATGATGACATCGAGAAGTTGGACAAGATCGAGATCAATGAGGAATTTGCCCGTCGATACGAGCATAATAAGAAGAGAGAGGACTTGCAAAGGCTGGAAGAGCTGAAGAAGAAAGGCCTCGTCGATGACTCTAACAAGGAAGACTCCTCTGAagacgacgaagaagaagaagaggaggagtatttgaacccttcga ATGCTAAGTTATTCAATTCTGAATCTAAATCTGAAACAAATTCTGAGTCGAAGGAGAAGTCTAAGgacgagaagaaaaagaaaaagccgAAGTACTTGAAGGATGTAGTTTTTAAGCATTTGATGGAGGAGGGTCCGGAGTTTGGAGATAAAGAAGACGACGAAAAAGAAGATGAGAAGAAAGTCAAGACATATTTTGAGGAGCAAGAGGATTTGAGAAAGGAATTTTTGAATGCTGATAAGGAGGATGATGAGGACTTGTTTAAGTTGAAAGTAAATGAGAAAAGAGGGGATGAGTTAGGTGATGACGCGGAGGTCCCTATGGAGTTGCTAAGAAATGGGATGAGGCTTTTGGGGAGGATGACAAGTTTTTAA
- the LOC104220880 gene encoding pentatricopeptide repeat-containing protein At5g12100, mitochondrial-like produces MTEPTIIVYDSIMPKLFPIRRPSKLVSAISIKSFSSSPFLYQEQQITTATTKTNENPTNSSSQNLEEQLRKLRILLQQHRTETAKSILGTLIHKNSVSQLYTLFSPSPTKPIFSNLLLSLYSESKLINEAKELYFMIREDKKFPSLSAFNVFLESLNSLRHYKVTLEVFDDVVSWGIRVDRFSYGKAIQSAVKLGDLGKALELLNCMRKDKLSLNEFVYNVVMGGLCKERRVGEARKLFDEMLERRVSPSKVTYNILMDGYCKTGKLEEAFKLREKMKNDNVELNIVTFNTLLSGLCKLGKMEEADCVVEEMKGYGFVPDGFTYSILFDGHSRRDDVSSSLALYEEAVKKGVHMNEYTCSVLLNGLCKKGKTNKAAEILTKLMENGLSPTEVLFNTILSGYCKEGNMEKAYSTIDEMEISGVKPSCITFNTLITKFCELGMMDEAKEWLRKMLEKPVSPNVHTYNILIDGYGRKREFTRCFEILEEMEDNGLKPNVITYGSLINSLCKDGRLLEADVVLNDMISRGVKPNAQVYNMLIDGHCKRGTMSNAFVCFEKMVESDIETTLVTYNTLLNGLCKKGMIKEAEDLVVHILLKGLNPDVIMYNSLLSAYSDAGDTGKCFQMYEKMKTSGIKPTMNTIHPLIRVCKKEKSELVLIDKIVQEMADMDLSPDRVVYNELIHCYALHGEVQKAVAMHIEMVERGIPSDKKTYNSLVMVHLKEGECEEAKNIIDQMKANNIVPNDETYNILIEGHCKLKDFLGAYMWYREMLDNGLLPVANICNELVSGLREEGRLQEAQIICSEMSSKGIEECNTNEDLSAVGRA; encoded by the coding sequence ATGACAGAGCCGACGATCATTGTTTATGACAGCATTATGCCTAAGCTTTTCCCCATTCGTCGTCCCTCAAAGCTAGTTTCTGCTATTTCCATCAAATCCTTCAGTTCATCTCCATTTCTATACCAAGAACAACAAATCACTACTGCTACTACTAAAACCAATGAAAATCCCACAAATTCCTCATCCCAAAACCTCGAAGAACAGCTTCGTAAACTCCGAATTTTGCTACAACAACATCGTACTGAAACTGCAAAGTCAATCTTGGGTACCCTTATTCACAAAAACTCAGTTTCACAACTCTATACTCTTTTTTCACCTTCCCCTACAAAACCCATTTTTTCGAACTTGCTATTATCACTTTATTCAGAGTCAAAACTCATCAATGAAGCTAAAGAACTTTACTTTATGATAAGGGAAGACAAAAAGTTTCCATCTTTATCAGCTTTTAATGTTTTTCTTGAATCTTTGAATAGTTTGAGACATTACAAAGTGACCCTTGAAGTGTTTGATGATGTAGTGAGTTGGGGTATAAGGGTTGATAGGTTTAGTTATGGTAAAGCTATTCAATCAGCTGTGAAATTGGGGGATTTAGGTAAAGCTTTGGAGTTGTTGAATTGTATGAGAAAGGATAAGTTGAGTTTAAATGAGTTTGTGTATAATGTAGTGATGGGTGGGTTGTGTAAAGAGAGGAGAGTTGGGGAAGCCCGGAAACTGTTTGATGAAATGCTTGAGAGAAGAGTGTCGCCAAGTAAGGTGACTTATAATATTCTTATGGATGGGTATTGTAAAACGGGGAAGTTGGAAGAGGCTTTTAAGTTGAGAGAAAAGATGAAGAATGATAATGTGGAGCTGAATATTGTGACGTTTAATACATTGCTTAGTGGACTTTGTAAGTTGGGGAAGATGGAGGAAGCTGATTGCGTTGTGGAGGAAATGAAGGGTTATGGATTTGTACCTGATGGGTTTACTTATAGTATACTTTTCGATGGGCATTCACGACGTGATGATGTTAGTTCTTCGTTGGCGTTGTATGAAGAAGCGGTTAAGAAAGGGGTACATATGAATGAGTACACGTGTAGCGTTTTGTTGAATGGCTTGTGCAAGAAAGGGAAGACAAATAAGGCTGCAGAGATTTTGACGAAGTTGATGGAAAATGGGCTTTCTCCTACTGAGGTGTTGTTTAATACCATTTTGAGTGGCTATTGCAAAGAAGGCAACATGGAGAAGGCTTATTCAACTATTGACGAAATGGAAATTTCCGGGGTGAAGCCAAGCTGCATCACATTTAATACTCTGATCACGAAATTCTGTGAATTGGGTATGATGGATGAGGCAAAAGAATGGTTAAGGAAAATGCTTGAGAAGCCAGTTTCCCCTAATGTACATACATATAACATCTTAATTGATGGATACGGGCGCAAACGGGAATTCACGAGGTGTTTTGAGATTCTTGAGGAGATGGAAGATAATGGATTGAAGCCTAATGTTATTACATATGGTTCGCTAATCAATTCTTTGTGCAAGGATGGTAGGCTTCTTGAAGCTGATGTAGTCCTAAATGATATGATCAGTAGAGGGGTTAAACCAAATGCACAGGTCTATAATATGCTTATAGATGGACATTGTAAGAGAGGAACTATGAGTAATGCTTTTGTATGTTTCGAGAAGATGGTAGAAAGTGATATAGAAACAACACTGGTTACATACAACACTCTATTAAATGGGCTTTGCAAAAAGGGTATGATCAAAGAAGCCGAGGATTTGGTTGTGCATATTTTACTCAAAGGTTTAAATCCAGATGTTATCATGTACAATTCTTTGTTGTCTGCATATTCAGATGCAGGGGACACTGGAAAGTGTTTCCAAATGTATGAGAAGATGAAAACCTCTGGCATAAAACCTACAATGAACACAATTCATCCTCTAATTAGAGTGTGCAAAAAGGAAAAGAGTGAACTGGTGCTGATCGACAAAATTGTTCAAGAAATGGCCGATATGGATCTTTCTCCCGACCGAGTGGTATATAACGAGCTGATCCATTGCTATGCGCTGCATGGAGAGGTTCAAAAGGCAGTTGCCATGCACATAGAGATGGTGGAACGAGGAATTCCTTCTGACAAGAAGACGTACAATAGCTTGGTTATGGTGCATTTGAAAGAGGGAGAATGTGAAGAAGCAAAGAATATTATTGATCAGATGAAGGCTAACAATATTGTTCCCAATGATGAAACTTATAATATTCTGATAGAAGGGCATTGCAAACTTAAAGATTTTCTTGGCGCATACATGTGGTACAGAGAGATGCTTGACAATGGTCTTCTCCCGGTAGCCAATATCTGTAATGAGCTAGTATCTGGCCTTAGAGAGGAAGGAAGATTGCAAGAGGCACAAATTATATGCTCAGAAATGAGTTCTAAAGGAATTGAAGAGTGCAATACAAATGAGGATCTTTCTGCTGTTGGGAGAGCGTAG